AGCAACGGCATGCCCACCTACGGCAATACGTCATCGCGGAAACTGGAAGGGATACCGCTCACCAACATCGTTGTCGAGAATCCCATCATCACCAGGGAAGAGTACGAGTGGATACGCGTCCGCATGGCGCAGAACAAGGCCAACGCCAAGCGCAACGGTAAGCACAACTTCCTGCTCAAAGGTATGATCCAGTACGAGCTTGACGGACGCCGCTACCACGGACGGCATATACGGGACAACATCTGGTGCTACGAGTACCCCGACAATGGTTACAACGGCAAAAACCATCCCCGGCCTTACATCAACGGGCGTCGCATAGAAACGGCGGTTGAAGACGAGGTCAGGAGGCTTCTCAGTAATGACGCCGTATTGGGCAGTGAACTTGACCGGGGTGAAGAAGCTGTGAACAAGAGCCGTGAAAACCTGAAGAAGGAGCTTCATAGCCTGGAACGCCGGGATAACGCCAATACCAACGCCGAGACGCAACTCCTGCTGGACAAAAACCGCTACGGCTCCGATATCTCGGATGAAGCATATAAGCGGGCTCTGGAGAGACTACAGACCGAGAGAAACCACATCGCCGAGCGGAAGGAAGAAGTAACCCGTGAGATACGGAAGCTCAACGAGTCTTCGGTGTCTATGATGGGACTTAAGCAGCTCCGCACCAACCTGGGAGAGAGAATCGATTCCAAAGAGTTCGAGGATCGTCGCTACGTCCTGGAAACCCTCGGGACTCGTGTCAGCGTTACCACTGACGCTAAACTCCTCGTAGACTTCGCCATCCCCAAGGAGATTAGCGCTCAAGCGATTGCATTAAGCGTTCCCCGGTACGCTTTCCTTCGAAGTGAAACCATTGTAAAATAGGCTATTATCGAATCAACGGGGGTGATGCAAGATAGAAGAGCAAAGATGGGATAAGACCAGACTGTACCAGCTGGTACAAAAGAAACTGGGTGATTATCTGTTCCTGGTAGTCTCCAACCGGGAACCCTATATTCATAGCATATCCGGTGACCGGATAGTATCCAACCGTCCGGTCAGTGGGCTTACTGAAGCGCTGGACCCGGTGATGCGGGCCTCAAAAGGGACATGGGTCGCCTATGGCAGCGGCGATGCTGACAAAGAAGTGGTTGATGCCCACCACCGCGTAGCCGTACCGCCGGAGAATCCGGAGTATACCCTCCGCCGGGTATGGCTGACTGAAGATGAAGTGGCCGGCTTTTACCTTGGTTTCTCCAACGAGGCGCTCTGGCCGCTGTGCCATGTTGTCTTTACCCCACCCATATACAAGGAATCTGATTGGCACAGCTACAAAAAGGTGAACCAGATTTTTGCCGAAGCCGTCCTGGAAGAGGTCAACGGCCGTAAAGCCGTGGTACTGGTGCAGGACTACCACTTCGCCCTGCTTTCCCGCCTGATTAAGGAGCAGAACCCGGCGCTGACCGTCGGCCAGTTCTGGCATATTCCCTGGACGACCTACGAAATATTCCGCACCTGCCCCTGGCATGAAGAAATACTGGACGGCTTGCTGGGCAATGACCTCCTCGGCTTTCATGTCCAGTCCTTCTGCAATAATTTCCTGGAGACGGTTGAGAATACCCTGGAAGCCAGAATAGACCGCAACCGGTTTGCCGTTACTTACCGGGGGAAGACTACCCTGGTACAGCCGTTTCCCATCAGCGTGGATTTTGACGCCCTTTCTCAGAGCGCGGGTACCGAAGAAGTAGAACGAGAAATGGAGAGCCTGCGCCGTGAATTTAATCTGGAAGGCAAATTCGTGGGACTCGGAACGGACCGGGTGGACTACACCAAGGGCATACCGGAGAGATTACAGGCGCTGGATAAACTCCTGGAAGACTCGCCCGACTACCGCGGGAAGATAGTCTTCATCCAGGCTGGTATGCCCAGCCGCACCCAGATTGAGAGCTACCAGAACCTTAACCGCAGGGTTGACCAGTTGACCGAAAAGATAAATACCAGGTACGGTAACGATGCCTGGCAACCGGTAATCATGATGGCACGGCAGCTTACTCCGGTAACCCTGGCGGCTCTTCGCCGTCTGGCCAACTTCTGCGTGGTTAACTCCCTTCATGACGGCATGAACCTGGTCGCCAAGGAATACGTCTCCTCACGGGTTGATGGGGACGGGGTTTTAATCTTAAGTCGGTTCACCGGCGCGGCCACGGAAATGGAAGACGCGCTATTGATCAATCCCTATGACATCAGCGAGTTCGCCAGAAAGATAAAAGAGGCGCTGGAAATGCCAGAGGCGGAAAGGCGCCGGCGAATGGCGGGTATGCGTGATGTGGTCGCCGGCAATAATATCTACAGGTGGGGAGCTTCTCATGTCTCCAGGCTCATCTCGCTGGCGGGTATCCGGTGAAGCACCTTTTCCAGTACTGGGAGCTATTCTCCGCTGACGTCAGAGCTTCATCTCATATCCTGCTGCTCTCAGACTATGACGGCACTCTAACCCCGATTGTCAGCCGGCCG
This DNA window, taken from Dehalococcoidales bacterium, encodes the following:
- a CDS encoding trehalose-6-phosphate synthase, encoding MVVSNREPYIHSISGDRIVSNRPVSGLTEALDPVMRASKGTWVAYGSGDADKEVVDAHHRVAVPPENPEYTLRRVWLTEDEVAGFYLGFSNEALWPLCHVVFTPPIYKESDWHSYKKVNQIFAEAVLEEVNGRKAVVLVQDYHFALLSRLIKEQNPALTVGQFWHIPWTTYEIFRTCPWHEEILDGLLGNDLLGFHVQSFCNNFLETVENTLEARIDRNRFAVTYRGKTTLVQPFPISVDFDALSQSAGTEEVEREMESLRREFNLEGKFVGLGTDRVDYTKGIPERLQALDKLLEDSPDYRGKIVFIQAGMPSRTQIESYQNLNRRVDQLTEKINTRYGNDAWQPVIMMARQLTPVTLAALRRLANFCVVNSLHDGMNLVAKEYVSSRVDGDGVLILSRFTGAATEMEDALLINPYDISEFARKIKEALEMPEAERRRRMAGMRDVVAGNNIYRWGASHVSRLISLAGIR